In a genomic window of Thermoproteus tenax Kra 1:
- a CDS encoding cyclic 2,3-diphosphoglycerate synthase, whose protein sequence is MRRVAIIGAAGRDFHVFNMFFRNNPEYRVIAFLMTQIPIPSRRYPPELAGAAYPEGVPIYTWSDYGELAELVKKLRIDEAVLAYSDLLYDDVGHIMSAVVGAGASFRVLGPNDTYLNSIKPVIAVLATRTGAGKSTISRAIVRELISRNIKVAVVRHPMPYRDLVASAVEIYRTRSDLARITFEEREEYEQYVDMGVPVLAGVDYGRVLAKAEEMGDVILWDGGNNDFPFFRPDFVVVVTDARRPGHEVSSFPGEANVRMADVVVISKVGDSDSEKIRAIEGNIRSLNPRATIVKADFRVSVDRGELLRGKRALVVEDAPTVTHGGLPYGAGYVAAIKYGATVVDPRPYAVGALKEVYSRYPHIGPVLPSLGYTEEQKRDLEETIRRVDSDVVVMGTPAKIEEVVNIPRPVVRVRWSPEIVEGLSIAAIVDIFLRRVKLA, encoded by the coding sequence ATGAGGAGAGTTGCGATAATAGGGGCGGCTGGTCGCGATTTCCACGTGTTTAATATGTTCTTTAGAAACAACCCCGAATATAGAGTTATAGCCTTTTTGATGACGCAAATACCTATCCCGAGCCGAAGATATCCCCCTGAGTTGGCAGGCGCCGCCTATCCCGAGGGCGTGCCGATCTACACTTGGAGCGATTATGGCGAGCTAGCAGAGTTAGTGAAAAAGTTACGCATAGATGAAGCAGTCTTGGCATACAGTGATTTGCTCTATGACGATGTGGGGCATATAATGTCCGCAGTCGTGGGGGCCGGCGCCTCCTTCAGAGTATTGGGTCCCAATGATACATACTTGAACTCCATAAAACCGGTCATCGCCGTTCTGGCTACGCGGACTGGGGCGGGCAAGTCGACGATCAGCAGGGCTATAGTAAGAGAGCTAATCTCGCGTAACATCAAAGTCGCAGTCGTGAGACACCCCATGCCCTACAGAGATCTTGTGGCCAGCGCTGTCGAGATCTATCGCACGCGCTCTGACCTGGCGAGGATAACCTTTGAGGAAAGGGAAGAATACGAGCAGTACGTAGATATGGGCGTGCCAGTTCTGGCGGGGGTTGACTACGGCAGAGTCCTCGCGAAGGCCGAGGAGATGGGCGACGTTATACTGTGGGACGGCGGCAATAACGATTTCCCGTTCTTTAGGCCAGACTTCGTCGTAGTAGTGACCGACGCAAGGAGACCCGGCCACGAGGTCTCCTCGTTCCCTGGAGAAGCCAACGTAAGAATGGCCGACGTAGTCGTGATATCGAAGGTGGGGGACTCCGATAGCGAAAAAATTAGGGCTATAGAGGGGAACATAAGATCGCTGAACCCCCGCGCTACTATAGTCAAGGCCGACTTCCGCGTGTCGGTGGACAGAGGGGAGCTTTTGAGGGGCAAGAGGGCCTTAGTGGTGGAGGATGCTCCTACGGTGACCCACGGCGGTTTGCCCTACGGTGCCGGCTACGTCGCAGCCATAAAATATGGAGCCACTGTTGTCGATCCGAGACCCTACGCCGTAGGAGCCCTGAAGGAGGTCTATTCACGATATCCGCATATAGGGCCTGTCCTTCCAAGTCTGGGCTACACTGAGGAGCAGAAGAGGGATCTAGAGGAGACCATAAGGAGAGTAGACTCAGACGTCGTTGTCATGGGGACGCCGGCCAAAATAGAGGAGGTCGTCAACATACCAAGGCCCGTAGTACGCGTAAGGTGGAGCCCCGAGATAGTCGAGGGACTCTCTATAGCTGCTATCGTTGACATATTCCTTAGAAGAGTCAAACTAGCTTGA
- a CDS encoding metallophosphoesterase family protein — MLVFSDVHLGSPRSRIRELRRCLKGIDAEVVAVAGDLFDDEHRPVGRDEARALFRRALAALGIKPRMLIVSLSSSSHDPQIAGSFTDKIDGVEVMACNCPISFEYGGVKFVITHGDLALGDGFLAYLVDLIRPGQIGRLLRRRLGVQQNEWLIYGHSHVPYLSGEERILNPGAWKIYGIRRLLGAVYEMPSAKLICKPGS; from the coding sequence GTGTTAGTATTCTCAGACGTCCATCTGGGCTCCCCCCGGTCAAGGATAAGGGAGTTGAGGCGGTGCCTTAAGGGCATAGACGCAGAGGTCGTGGCAGTTGCCGGCGATCTATTCGACGACGAGCATAGGCCTGTGGGAAGAGATGAAGCAAGGGCTTTGTTCAGAAGGGCATTGGCAGCTCTGGGGATTAAGCCGCGGATGCTGATAGTGTCTCTCAGCTCTTCATCGCACGACCCCCAGATAGCAGGCAGTTTTACGGACAAGATAGACGGCGTTGAGGTCATGGCGTGCAACTGCCCCATCTCGTTTGAGTACGGGGGGGTTAAGTTCGTAATAACCCACGGAGATCTAGCGTTAGGAGACGGCTTCTTGGCCTACCTCGTGGACCTCATAAGGCCTGGCCAGATCGGGAGGCTATTGAGGAGGAGGCTCGGCGTACAGCAAAACGAGTGGTTGATCTACGGACACAGCCACGTTCCATATTTGAGCGGCGAGGAGAGGATCTTAAATCCAGGGGCATGGAAGATATACGGAATCCGGCGCCTATTGGGCGCCGTCTATGAGATGCCGTCGGCCAAGCTTATCTGCAAGCCAGGCTCTTAA
- a CDS encoding adenosylcobalamin-dependent ribonucleoside-diphosphate reductase produces the protein MAVRVIKSSGHREEFSEDKLKSSLAKAARDVGVEVDGEVSITPKGDVYSYELSDIAELELLRRAIDDPKYAAVATSHLLGRVYKEALGKDFLKHKSGYGERAVAKFEQLASEGLIKGEALSLLRAFEPRPDFDRSLSYNALRLFTNGNYALRGGDFRLAETPSMAAWRVATAVARDTEMARRYYGAITSLKIVPASPFWFNAWTKKEMFASCFTLEVEDCLSSLSHPNRFCIYDALAYSGIIQQLGGGVGYDFSLLRPEGDVVRGSVGVASGPISFMKLFDTNVEVIKQGGKRRGAQMGTLHVWHPDVRKFIKAKTGELKDAHLQNFNISVFADDSFMEKALGLDKDPRYPLVNPRIYLEKTGRKPVEELRLSPPQEAVAGWADARELFREIAEGAWDSGDPGVIYKDNLNASNPLLGVEVEVAGYKFRYVWRSVNPCAETVQNPFEVCNLTHINLAKFARECTGKTLEEKLACIDWDGLAEAARLGTRFLDEAIDRSRTGIGIIDEMNRATRKNGLGIMGFAELLIKLGIPYASWEAVELINRIMAWIYVNALDESAELARERGPFKFFEESAYARGEIPVLKFQDYVWGKWERVRGAFPPELREAGDRLREITMRTREWLGPRLEALREKVKGGVRNSVVLSIAPTGRTSILAGTTSGVEPVFALAFIRNVTVGTLIEYYWPAVEWLRARGLWTPQVRKTVEETGMLKDAPLPEEVKHLFATAMEIGWLWHVLMQASAQQWVDQGISKTINMPANAPKEDVYWAFALAWALGVKGITVYRDKSKSVQVIYTGLKQEIKKKLADTKIIVKPVALEASIEEAAEQAKLKALEEGKDPYCKTGECG, from the coding sequence ATGGCCGTTAGAGTAATCAAGTCATCGGGCCACAGGGAGGAGTTCTCAGAGGACAAGCTAAAGTCATCGTTAGCCAAGGCGGCGCGTGATGTAGGCGTTGAGGTCGACGGAGAGGTGAGTATTACGCCGAAGGGCGATGTCTATAGCTATGAGCTCTCCGATATAGCCGAGCTCGAGCTCCTGCGGAGGGCTATAGATGACCCTAAGTATGCTGCGGTGGCGACATCCCACCTCCTCGGCCGAGTTTACAAGGAGGCCCTAGGTAAGGATTTCCTCAAACACAAGTCGGGCTATGGCGAGAGGGCCGTAGCCAAGTTCGAGCAGTTGGCCAGCGAGGGCCTCATCAAGGGAGAGGCGTTGTCTCTGTTGAGGGCCTTCGAGCCCAGGCCCGACTTCGACCGGTCGCTCAGCTACAACGCCCTGCGCCTCTTCACCAACGGCAACTACGCCCTGAGGGGCGGGGACTTCAGGCTGGCCGAGACTCCCAGCATGGCGGCTTGGCGCGTGGCGACTGCCGTCGCGCGGGATACGGAGATGGCGAGGAGGTATTACGGCGCGATCACATCGCTGAAGATAGTGCCGGCATCGCCCTTCTGGTTCAACGCTTGGACTAAGAAGGAGATGTTCGCCTCGTGCTTCACTCTAGAGGTGGAGGATTGCCTATCCTCCCTCTCGCATCCAAACCGCTTCTGTATCTACGACGCCCTTGCCTACTCCGGAATAATACAGCAGTTGGGCGGCGGCGTCGGCTACGACTTCTCCCTGCTAAGGCCGGAGGGCGATGTAGTGAGAGGTAGCGTGGGAGTCGCGTCCGGGCCCATCAGCTTCATGAAGCTGTTTGACACCAACGTCGAGGTGATTAAGCAGGGAGGCAAGAGGAGGGGCGCCCAGATGGGCACTCTGCACGTGTGGCACCCCGACGTGAGGAAGTTCATAAAGGCCAAGACCGGGGAGCTGAAGGACGCCCATCTCCAGAACTTCAATATCTCGGTGTTCGCCGACGACTCCTTCATGGAGAAGGCGCTGGGGTTGGACAAAGACCCGAGGTACCCCTTAGTGAACCCGAGGATATATCTGGAGAAGACGGGGAGGAAGCCGGTGGAGGAGCTACGCTTGAGCCCGCCGCAGGAGGCCGTGGCCGGTTGGGCGGACGCGAGGGAGCTCTTCCGGGAGATAGCTGAGGGCGCCTGGGACTCGGGCGATCCGGGCGTTATATACAAGGACAACCTAAACGCCTCCAACCCGCTCCTCGGCGTAGAGGTGGAGGTCGCCGGGTACAAATTCAGATACGTCTGGCGCTCCGTGAACCCTTGTGCCGAGACCGTTCAGAACCCCTTCGAGGTCTGCAACTTGACCCACATAAACTTGGCGAAATTCGCCAGGGAGTGCACCGGGAAGACCTTAGAGGAGAAGCTCGCGTGTATCGACTGGGACGGCTTGGCCGAGGCGGCCCGCCTGGGCACTAGGTTCCTCGACGAGGCCATAGACCGCAGCCGCACGGGGATAGGGATCATCGACGAGATGAACCGCGCCACTAGGAAGAACGGCCTCGGCATCATGGGCTTCGCCGAGCTGTTGATAAAGTTGGGCATCCCCTACGCCAGCTGGGAGGCAGTGGAGCTGATAAACAGGATAATGGCGTGGATCTACGTCAACGCCCTCGACGAATCGGCGGAGCTGGCCAGGGAGAGGGGGCCCTTCAAGTTCTTCGAGGAGTCCGCGTACGCTAGAGGCGAGATACCAGTTCTGAAGTTCCAGGACTACGTCTGGGGCAAGTGGGAGCGCGTCAGGGGGGCCTTCCCGCCCGAGCTGAGGGAGGCAGGCGACCGCCTCCGCGAGATAACCATGAGGACGAGGGAGTGGCTGGGGCCCAGGCTTGAGGCGCTGAGGGAGAAGGTCAAGGGAGGCGTGAGGAACTCGGTGGTGCTGTCCATAGCCCCCACGGGCAGAACCAGCATACTGGCCGGCACCACAAGCGGCGTGGAGCCGGTCTTCGCCCTGGCCTTCATAAGGAACGTGACCGTCGGCACCCTCATAGAGTACTACTGGCCGGCGGTGGAGTGGCTGAGGGCGAGGGGCCTCTGGACGCCCCAAGTGAGGAAGACGGTGGAGGAGACGGGCATGCTCAAGGACGCCCCTCTGCCGGAGGAGGTGAAACACTTGTTTGCCACGGCCATGGAGATCGGCTGGCTGTGGCACGTCCTAATGCAGGCGAGCGCACAGCAGTGGGTGGATCAGGGCATATCCAAGACCATAAACATGCCCGCCAACGCGCCCAAGGAGGACGTATACTGGGCTTTCGCCCTGGCGTGGGCCCTTGGCGTAAAGGGCATAACGGTGTATAGGGATAAGTCCAAGTCTGTGCAGGTGATATACACAGGGCTGAAGCAGGAAATAAAGAAGAAGCTGGCCGACACGAAGATAATAGTGAAGCCTGTGGCCCTAGAGGCCTCCATAGAGGAGGCCGCCGAGCAGGCCAAGCTGAAGGCCCTGGAGGAGGGCAAAGACCCATACTGTAAGACTGGCGAGTGTGGATAA
- the serS gene encoding serine--tRNA ligase codes for MSWSVLETLRNSPDTMRNVLRARRMDPSLVDNFLELDSKWKNLKREIDELRHQHNVLSREISKASQQDRATLVEKAKETIARIERLEAQLKEIELERDRVLFSFPNLLHESVPICPEGVDSVPVRYWGTIKVPKDYLNAVLQLDPRPDYIVVDKQPVGHADEAENVLGMVDTLKAGEVAGSRFYYLLDDLVWLDFALSLFALDRLTAKGFKPIVPPYMLKYDIIRRVIDFDTFKDAIYKIDGEDLYLIATAEHGIAAYLYGRDLLEGDLPQLYVGWSPCFRKEAGAGSRDIKGIFRVHIFHKVEQFVFSVAEESWRWHEEITKNTEELIQALGLPYRVVNICAHDLGAPAAKKYDVEVWYPAQGTFRELASCSNVTDWQAFRLGIRVTRKGMKREYVHTLNCTGLATTRTITAILENYQREDGAVEIPKVLRGYLEPIKSAPKDYILPKNAKR; via the coding sequence ATGTCTTGGAGCGTCTTAGAGACCTTACGCAACAGCCCGGATACCATGAGGAACGTGTTGAGGGCTCGCCGGATGGATCCGTCGTTGGTGGACAACTTTCTAGAGCTGGACTCAAAGTGGAAGAATCTCAAGAGGGAGATCGACGAGTTGAGACATCAACACAACGTGCTTTCCAGGGAGATCTCTAAGGCATCCCAACAAGATAGGGCGACCTTGGTAGAGAAGGCCAAGGAAACAATAGCGAGAATCGAGAGACTGGAGGCGCAGTTGAAAGAGATAGAGCTAGAGAGGGACAGAGTTCTATTCTCGTTCCCAAATCTTCTGCACGAGTCGGTCCCTATATGCCCCGAGGGCGTTGATTCGGTACCTGTAAGGTACTGGGGGACTATCAAAGTGCCCAAAGATTATTTAAACGCCGTATTGCAACTGGACCCGCGCCCTGATTACATCGTGGTGGACAAGCAGCCTGTGGGCCACGCAGATGAGGCCGAGAACGTGTTGGGGATGGTGGATACCTTAAAGGCGGGAGAGGTGGCTGGGAGCAGATTCTATTATCTATTGGATGACTTAGTGTGGTTGGACTTTGCGTTGTCTCTCTTTGCCCTCGATCGTCTGACGGCCAAGGGCTTTAAGCCTATAGTGCCGCCCTATATGCTCAAATACGATATCATAAGAAGGGTGATCGACTTCGACACCTTCAAGGACGCCATATATAAAATAGACGGCGAGGACCTCTACCTCATAGCGACAGCCGAGCACGGAATAGCTGCATATCTGTACGGAAGAGACCTCTTAGAGGGAGACCTTCCGCAACTATATGTGGGCTGGTCTCCGTGTTTCAGGAAGGAGGCTGGGGCGGGGAGCCGGGATATAAAGGGTATATTCAGAGTCCACATATTCCACAAGGTGGAGCAGTTCGTTTTCTCCGTGGCCGAGGAGTCGTGGCGTTGGCATGAAGAAATCACCAAGAACACCGAGGAGCTCATACAAGCTCTAGGCCTGCCCTATCGAGTAGTGAACATATGCGCCCACGACCTCGGGGCGCCCGCCGCAAAGAAGTACGACGTAGAGGTCTGGTACCCCGCGCAAGGCACCTTCAGAGAACTTGCTAGTTGTTCCAATGTGACCGACTGGCAAGCCTTCAGGTTAGGTATTAGAGTGACGCGCAAAGGCATGAAGAGGGAGTACGTCCATACCCTCAACTGTACAGGCCTAGCAACCACCAGAACAATCACTGCAATCTTGGAGAATTACCAGAGGGAGGATGGAGCCGTAGAGATACCTAAGGTTCTGAGGGGATACCTAGAGCCTATAAAGTCGGCTCCCAAGGACTATATACTGCCTAAAAACGCTAAAAGGTAA
- the pyrH gene encoding UMP kinase has protein sequence MIAVKLSGRIFDDPALVREYATILSSIEESLAIITGGGSTARRYIEAARSIGANNYFLDMIGIEASRLNAWLLVAALGPDVYPRPATSLEEVVTALGYKRRVVVGGLQPGQSTATVAALVAEAVGARMLINCANIDGVYDDDPSKNPNARKIPIVKASQLAAMLRSNALPGTYELADVWSLEVLRRSKIPMYIVDGRTPNHLLKVLREGANPGSLVLPE, from the coding sequence ATGATAGCCGTAAAGCTGAGCGGCCGTATCTTCGACGACCCGGCCCTTGTGAGGGAGTATGCGACGATCCTTAGCTCGATTGAGGAGAGTCTGGCGATAATAACAGGGGGCGGAAGCACAGCCAGACGATATATAGAAGCTGCGAGGAGCATTGGGGCAAATAATTACTTTTTGGACATGATAGGGATAGAGGCCAGCAGGTTGAACGCGTGGCTTCTAGTGGCCGCCCTTGGACCAGACGTCTATCCAAGACCTGCCACCTCGTTAGAGGAGGTAGTAACTGCGCTGGGCTATAAGAGGAGGGTTGTGGTAGGCGGGCTCCAACCTGGCCAGTCTACTGCCACAGTGGCAGCCCTAGTGGCCGAGGCGGTGGGGGCAAGGATGTTAATAAACTGCGCCAACATTGATGGAGTATATGACGATGATCCATCAAAGAATCCTAACGCTAGGAAGATACCCATCGTCAAGGCGTCACAGCTAGCGGCCATGCTTAGATCCAATGCGCTACCTGGCACTTACGAGCTCGCCGACGTGTGGAGTTTAGAAGTGCTAAGACGTAGCAAGATACCCATGTATATAGTCGATGGAAGAACCCCCAACCATCTCTTAAAGGTTCTAAGGGAGGGAGCCAACCCCGGTTCCCTAGTTCTCCCCGAGTAG
- a CDS encoding helix-turn-helix domain-containing protein: MKLTATEQRIVQLYSEGLKPREIANRLGISINTVYKALSKHRRISELAQGISEEAQIPQGDAYYAVVTPIYSVSALYSYIPAPSLQYIDEIKSLIKRLEDILEKLEKLDVNAATQLYSKSPELHRNATDKVTDNAMAADGPDFLRQNVWVRLLRGRVG; the protein is encoded by the coding sequence GTGAAGTTAACGGCTACAGAGCAACGGATAGTCCAGCTCTACAGCGAGGGGCTTAAGCCCAGAGAGATAGCGAATAGGTTGGGCATTTCTATAAACACAGTCTACAAGGCGCTCTCTAAACACAGAAGAATCTCTGAGCTAGCTCAAGGGATAAGCGAAGAGGCGCAGATCCCACAGGGGGATGCTTACTACGCCGTAGTGACTCCTATATACAGCGTGTCCGCACTCTATAGTTACATCCCCGCGCCATCCCTCCAATACATCGATGAGATAAAGAGCTTGATTAAAAGGCTTGAGGACATACTGGAGAAGCTCGAGAAGTTGGACGTCAACGCGGCTACACAGCTCTACAGCAAGAGCCCCGAGTTGCATCGGAACGCGACTGACAAGGTGACTGACAACGCTATGGCGGCGGACGGCCCCGACTTCTTGAGGCAGAACGTGTGGGTGCGCCTGTTGAGGGGGAGGGTCGGCTAG
- a CDS encoding redox-regulated ATPase YchF: MVVRTRIQIGIVGKPNAGKSTFFAASTMKDVKIGPVPFTTVEPNVGIGYVRRECPCKNIKCNPISYVVLEGVCYIPIELVDVAGLVPGAWQGRGLGNQFLDHIRRAPALIHIVDASGSTDEEGRLVRPGSRDPVEDVKFLEREIVMWLMSIIKKDWDKAIRFSEYGKRPLADVLMEKLSGLGYEREHVERELEDLGLSKKPPSRWTDEDFLTFTSSLISERPIVIAANKVDLPEGEEGYKALKKAFPNRIVVPTSAEAELALRRAANKGLIRYKPGDPDFEVVGNLTQQQLAVLEKIREVMRKFGGTGVQTALNAAVFDALKYVVVFPVEDEHKLADKNGNVLPDALLVPGNATARDVAYMIHSEIGERFVSAVEALTGRRLGADSQVRDGLILKILTR, translated from the coding sequence GTGGTCGTCCGTACCCGGATACAGATAGGCATTGTGGGCAAGCCCAACGCGGGCAAATCAACGTTCTTTGCCGCAAGCACTATGAAAGACGTCAAGATAGGGCCTGTGCCTTTCACTACAGTGGAACCAAACGTGGGCATAGGCTACGTGAGGAGGGAGTGTCCTTGTAAAAATATCAAGTGCAATCCCATCAGCTACGTCGTACTTGAGGGCGTATGCTATATACCCATAGAGCTCGTGGATGTAGCAGGCCTTGTGCCGGGGGCTTGGCAAGGGAGGGGGCTCGGTAACCAGTTCTTGGATCACATAAGGAGAGCGCCCGCGTTGATACATATAGTAGACGCCTCCGGCTCCACCGACGAGGAGGGCAGGCTCGTGAGGCCAGGCTCTAGAGACCCCGTTGAGGACGTGAAGTTTCTAGAGAGAGAGATTGTGATGTGGCTGATGTCGATAATCAAAAAGGACTGGGACAAGGCAATCAGATTCTCCGAGTACGGCAAAAGGCCATTGGCGGACGTGCTTATGGAGAAACTGAGCGGGCTCGGATATGAGAGGGAACACGTGGAGAGAGAGCTGGAAGACTTGGGGCTGTCGAAAAAACCCCCCAGTAGGTGGACCGATGAGGACTTTCTGACCTTCACAAGCTCGCTGATCTCGGAGAGACCCATAGTTATAGCGGCGAACAAAGTCGATTTACCCGAGGGCGAAGAGGGATATAAAGCGCTCAAGAAGGCTTTCCCGAATAGGATAGTAGTCCCGACCAGCGCCGAGGCCGAGCTTGCGTTGCGTAGAGCGGCCAACAAGGGCTTGATAAGATACAAGCCGGGCGATCCCGACTTTGAGGTCGTGGGAAACTTGACTCAACAACAGCTAGCCGTGCTAGAGAAGATAAGGGAAGTTATGAGGAAGTTCGGCGGCACTGGAGTTCAAACGGCTCTAAACGCCGCCGTCTTCGACGCCTTAAAGTACGTCGTTGTGTTCCCTGTTGAGGACGAGCACAAGCTCGCAGACAAGAACGGAAACGTCTTGCCGGATGCGTTATTAGTGCCCGGCAATGCAACTGCTCGCGACGTTGCCTACATGATCCACTCGGAGATCGGCGAGCGCTTCGTGTCGGCTGTGGAGGCCTTAACGGGCAGAAGGCTTGGGGCCGATAGCCAGGTCAGAGACGGTCTTATCTTGAAAATATTAACGCGCTAG
- a CDS encoding CBS domain-containing protein yields MEKAEVRAAERAEAAPKPPHLVKDILEYPGVRVVPSHSLKAVWKYFREFPHDILPVFRNAFSDLIEGVIYPNTVLLLKDKADDRRVGEVVNKAVSISLGATVEEAYKLLRDRRTPGAIVLDDEGKYVGIVTLRGLLEAVKQMQPKARSVNAVYSEFGAAVQRIEENRDIGEIMKKIAGGDADGAVVVNKRGLVAGVITVWDFIRSSIWLRPRREPRPIFGKGVSRGSSAEAKAPAAKAVMSTGVPIVTPRTPIEDAAQAMATLGVYVLPVVDKDGRAIGALTAFDVLKAYFEGPKEGREDLEPERPIKGAEELKPSALEPKPVKFATGVRARDILRSDVPTVSLFDSISHIRRVMVKTDAPIVAVVNEDRKIVGLISRRDMLFYLAEKSLGYWKVQKGKKLVLKENVMPGEQAKLLREEGTASDVMRVDVPKLSADASAEEIAYHMLAAGTDYVLIVDNSGEPLGVITRDDLVKVYAERGREEATVAELMSPADIVTVTPFHSVSHVVEKMKKYELDGILVVEGSDVRGAIVDNKLTLTPIEESLRGERVFIITRSGSKKGGSERLRYPKASPLTASDIMDEPPPTITANEAARATAARVLRHGVVAVFDQQGRLIGALTGFDLVRDLARAYATSKAEIAKRVEA; encoded by the coding sequence ATGGAGAAGGCCGAGGTCAGGGCGGCCGAAAGGGCCGAGGCCGCCCCAAAGCCCCCTCATCTGGTCAAAGACATCTTGGAGTATCCAGGTGTCAGAGTTGTTCCCTCGCATAGTCTCAAGGCGGTGTGGAAGTACTTCAGAGAGTTTCCTCACGATATTCTGCCCGTGTTCAGAAACGCCTTTTCGGATTTAATCGAGGGAGTTATATATCCTAACACTGTTCTCTTGCTCAAAGACAAGGCTGACGATAGACGGGTAGGCGAAGTGGTAAATAAGGCAGTATCAATATCGTTGGGGGCGACTGTAGAAGAGGCATATAAGCTGCTCAGAGACAGGAGGACGCCTGGCGCTATTGTGTTGGACGACGAGGGGAAGTACGTGGGCATTGTGACCCTCAGAGGCTTGTTGGAGGCCGTAAAACAGATGCAGCCAAAGGCCAGATCGGTCAATGCGGTCTATAGCGAGTTTGGCGCAGCTGTTCAGAGAATCGAGGAGAATAGAGATATTGGCGAGATTATGAAGAAGATAGCGGGCGGCGACGCGGACGGCGCCGTTGTCGTTAACAAGAGGGGGCTTGTGGCCGGCGTCATAACCGTGTGGGATTTCATAAGATCCTCGATCTGGCTTAGACCAAGGAGAGAGCCAAGGCCGATCTTCGGCAAAGGCGTCTCGAGAGGCTCATCGGCCGAGGCCAAGGCGCCGGCCGCTAAAGCCGTAATGTCGACTGGAGTTCCCATCGTTACCCCAAGGACTCCGATAGAGGACGCTGCGCAAGCTATGGCAACGTTAGGGGTCTACGTGTTGCCCGTCGTCGATAAAGACGGCAGGGCCATCGGCGCATTGACTGCTTTCGACGTGTTGAAGGCATATTTCGAGGGGCCGAAGGAGGGAAGAGAGGATCTGGAGCCCGAGAGACCAATCAAGGGAGCTGAGGAGCTCAAGCCAAGCGCGTTGGAGCCCAAGCCGGTCAAGTTCGCTACTGGAGTTAGGGCCAGAGATATACTGAGGTCTGACGTACCCACTGTCAGTCTGTTTGACAGCATATCCCATATCAGGAGGGTGATGGTGAAGACCGACGCGCCCATTGTGGCTGTGGTTAACGAGGACAGGAAGATCGTGGGCCTTATATCTAGGCGCGATATGTTGTTCTATTTGGCTGAGAAGTCCTTGGGATACTGGAAGGTTCAAAAGGGCAAAAAGCTTGTGCTCAAGGAGAACGTAATGCCGGGCGAACAAGCCAAGCTGTTAAGGGAGGAGGGGACTGCCTCAGACGTTATGAGGGTCGATGTGCCCAAGCTGTCGGCCGACGCCTCGGCTGAAGAGATAGCCTACCATATGCTTGCGGCAGGGACCGACTATGTGCTAATAGTGGACAACAGCGGCGAGCCCCTGGGCGTGATAACCAGAGACGACTTGGTAAAAGTCTACGCGGAGAGGGGGAGGGAGGAGGCGACGGTCGCTGAATTGATGAGCCCTGCCGATATAGTGACTGTCACGCCGTTTCACAGCGTATCCCACGTTGTGGAAAAGATGAAGAAGTACGAGCTTGACGGTATACTAGTTGTTGAGGGGAGCGATGTGAGGGGCGCCATAGTGGACAACAAGCTTACGTTGACGCCAATAGAGGAGAGCCTGAGAGGCGAGAGAGTCTTCATAATAACCAGGAGCGGGTCTAAGAAGGGAGGCTCCGAAAGGCTTAGATATCCAAAGGCGAGTCCCCTTACCGCGTCCGACATAATGGACGAGCCCCCGCCCACTATAACCGCCAACGAGGCGGCCCGCGCCACGGCGGCCCGCGTCTTGAGACACGGCGTTGTGGCAGTGTTTGACCAACAGGGGAGACTTATAGGCGCGTTGACAGGCTTTGACTTAGTCCGCGATTTGGCAAGAGCCTATGCGACCTCCAAGGCTGAGATAGCCAAGAGGGTTGAGGCTTAA